AGAATCACCTTTTAAAAGGAGCAGATTTGAATGTTCTCAGGCAAAGCCATGAGTTGTTTCCTGCTGCAAACAGATACTGTGGACTGCAGTTAAAACAACTTCCTCATATGATGAACACAGCTTAGAAAATAAATAGCTGATCTCTGGAAAATTAGCACTTTGAGGTGATGTTATTAAAATCTGATTTTCATgcatatttatttgtattatggACTTAAATATGAGTTTCaccctttttttaaaggtcctatgacatgctgctttttggatgcttttatataggcctcagtggtcccctaatactgtatctgaagtctcattcctgaaattcagccttggtgtttttccattacatggtacctgctcgactctactcgccttttttggttttccattacgaaaaaaagtctcTGGTacctaacaggtacttttttttagtatcacctcagTGAGGTTACAAGCGAGCTGAGgtgataccaaaaggtgacgtgaaaacctgcagactactgattggtcggagagaatcgtcatcattgctagcgacagacgggggatGTCCTGAACAAatccgccatttttaaatagtttagccagctgtggtttattgctgcctccagcttcttttgaaacaaccGTTTTCTTCTGGCGgtggcaacagccacatgccgagagtcaaaaacagcacaccttcgacgttctgtgtgtgtgtcgcgttaggtcttggcagtttcctgcggtgtcactatgacgaccagccacactCGCctgtactaaatctgcaatggaaaatggagcacagggcaccgcggccgagtcgagcaggtaccatgtaatggaaaagcgccattacAGCCACTatgagccagtcccacaatgagctttccttaggacgtgccatttctgtgtctgtagctttaaatgctattgaggaggagagtggggggggcaaggtggagggtgggggtgtggccttgaccaactgccacttcgctcgtttgcaagccatgatgtctctctctcatgggtgggccaaattctctgggcgggcaaagcagagaaaggggaggtaacccttccccttatgacgtcataaagattccagatcggcccgtctgagctttcattttctcaaaggcagagcaggatacccagggctcggtttacacctatcgccatttctagccactgggggaccataagcAGGCTGGgtgaacgcatattaatgttacaaaacctcataaagtgaaatgttcatgccatgggacctttaagtatgcaaaataaacacaattcacttatttatttcctttaatttattttgtcattaCTACTTTACATTACTGGCGACACCTTGATAGAAACGTTTGGGTCTGTTTTCGTCCTTCTTCTTCACTTGACACTCCTGCCCAGTCCAGCCCGGGTAGCACTGACACAGGAAGTGGTCGTGAAAAGGTTTTCCACTTGAGGGATCAGTGAGGAGGTTGACTTCAtcagggtcagaggtcacagcGGGACCTGAGGAGACCATGGAACTAGAGCTGGGGCGTCGCCTGGCGCAGCGTCCATTGCCGTGGCAAAGTTGGAGGCTGCAGCGCTTTGTGCCAGACCTCAGCGATTGGACCAAGGGACCCAAGACAGTGTGTATGTAGTCTCTGAGAAGGATGCACTGATGCTGGAGAGTGGGAGGAGGGCAGAGggttacacagaaacacacacacgcacacacaaataacCTTCTCACAAACATTACATACCTTGGATTTGGCAAATTTCAGCTCTCCCCACAGCACCACTCCAGCAGCTCCCAGCGCCGCACTCTCCCCCAATGTGTGCATCAGGTCTgtctgcgcgcacacacacacacacacacacacacacacacacacacacacacacacacacacacacacacacacacaattggtacgtgtttgcatgtgtgtgtatgtttttacgAGTTGCAACAAATCCCACCTTATTAAGAaaagtgagagtgtgtgtgaatgctagcCTGGCATAGGGAAGAACTGGAGTAGCATGATTggtgttgttgccatggtgccAAACAGACGCCACCCTCAAAGCCTCCAGCAGTCTGTGTCTGAGTGAAGAAGAACCATAAAGAACGTCCATCAGTAACATCCTATGTGTGCAAAGCATTTAGTTCAACTGTAGATGAATAACAGATGAAGAACTAGTTTTCACAGAGGCTTGGTTGAGGTTGTTCTTATGGTTGGAGCGCTTTGATGCGTGTGAACATATCTTCATGTTTCTTATTTCTCTGTACCTGACCATCAGAGCTGCATCCGTGGATCCTGCCAGCCTTTGTGGCAGGTAGACGCTGGGATAGAGAGCAGTGGATTGACGCCAGAGCCAGTACAGCTGGTCATTTTGCTTTTTGGTCTCGCTGTGGCAGCGTCCTGTGTAGATTTGATCTGATCACACAAGTGAAACAAGAGAAGACGTTATCAGTTATAAAATACTACAAGAAATTGCAACAACGGTCAATGTTTGTCCTACCCGTCTTTCTCTTCTGCTTATTAAAGCAGGCAGGAAATCCGTAAAACCCCCAGAGTCCCTTGGGGCGATCTCTGAGCGCCGACCGCAGCGTCTCCTCCATGAACTTTCGAGCGCTCTCCTCAAACTTTTGCCTTGCCAACGATGTCGCGGCCCACTCTGACAAATCGGGTCTGTCTTGTCTCACCAGCAGCTTGGACTGCCTCTGGTACTCCAGCTTGGTTCCAAAGTTTCTCTCCCACAATGGCTGCCACTCTTCCCAGTCGATAACGGCTAAACCGGTGAAGTTTGGCTGCAGAGAGCCGGACATCTGCGTCGCCGCGAGGGAAAGGTGAGCCGAGAGGTCGCCGAGCTGCGGTATCCCTCCGTTTACCTTGCTGCCGTCTTGGGAGAGGTATGGATATTTCCCCAAGCGGTCACGGTAGAAGATGCTCATTTTctggaaaatgtaaaaaactatTAAGTTATTACCAAACTCTGCAGCTTAACAatgcttttagcctcttttaaCTTCTTGTTTTGGTTTATGGCACATTTACTGTTTGTTTCAGTCTCAGCACCCTCAACAACCCCGTTTCTAACAGCAGCGGGCAACTTTATTCTGTTTTATGAGAAACTGCTTCTCCAGCACATCTATAACAACATCCCAGCCAGTATGGACCCTCACCAGTTTGCATTCAGAACCAGCAGATGCACAGAGAAGGCCATCTCCTGCCGTCCACTCAGCACTCACACATCTTGAAAATAACAACACCCACATCAGAATGTTGTTTGTTGATTTCAGCTCAGCATTTCATACAATCGCCCCAGAGAACAAGCTACCGCTCAATGATAGCAAAACTAAGGAGCTGATTGTTGATTTTAGGAAAAAGGGAGGCAAAGACACACCCCTGTCTACATCAATGGAGCAGTTTTAGTGTTCTGGGAATCAGCATGACAAACAACCTGACATGGTCATCAAACATCTCCACCCTGGTTAAAAAAGCTCAGAAACGGCTGTACTTTTTAAAGGAAGCTTAAGAAAGCAAAATTTCAATGCCCTGTTCTTGTTAACTTTTACAGAGGagcggaaaaaaaacattccaacTGGAAaaattacaaactggcatgatTTGTGCACGGCCCAGGCCTAGAGGGCTCTTTTTAagtgttaaaatatatatatatatatatatatatatatatatatatatatatatatatatatacatatatacacacagtatatatgtgtgtttttttactggGATCAGTAAATGATCACATCCCATTGGTGATACTGCAGTGTTCTCCATAGGTTTGTGGACTTAGACTTGGGTATTTGGCGGGTGGTCTGGGGGTCCTTCCTCAAAGAAAATTTAACTATTTTACATataaaagaaatgcattttggaccattattattaccatatctgtgtcttaaATGtgggaaaagctagagcagatagtaaataaataaataaataacacttaaaaAGCTTTAAGataaaacttgctaaagaagtccccCTGGgaaccaactacaatcattagatctggaaaaaaaaaagtaattttgttACATTCATTCGTCTTAGGTAGTGCCCATAACGGCTTGGGTGCTGTGCCTGAACCTTATaaatggtagggaaaaccctgCACTGTACTTCAGATCAGTCACCTGTCCCTGGAAGCGCTGCTGTCGGTTCTCCACGATATCAAAGTGGCCCAGGTCCAGAGCGATGTTGTAGAGTTTGTGACACCGTGCCGTAGGCAT
This genomic interval from Perca fluviatilis chromosome 5, GENO_Pfluv_1.0, whole genome shotgun sequence contains the following:
- the hyal3 gene encoding hyaluronidase-3 → MVLSHLALPFLLLLFLSSLPCTSLSPTSTHGAVLPHGSLPAVAAAGPILQDRPFVVVWNMPTARCHKLYNIALDLGHFDIVENRQQRFQGQKMSIFYRDRLGKYPYLSQDGSKVNGGIPQLGDLSAHLSLAATQMSGSLQPNFTGLAVIDWEEWQPLWERNFGTKLEYQRQSKLLVRQDRPDLSEWAATSLARQKFEESARKFMEETLRSALRDRPKGLWGFYGFPACFNKQKRKTDQIYTGRCHSETKKQNDQLYWLWRQSTALYPSVYLPQRLAGSTDAALMVRHRLLEALRVASVWHHGNNTNHATPVLPYARLAFTHTLTFLNKTDLMHTLGESAALGAAGVVLWGELKFAKSKHQCILLRDYIHTVLGPLVQSLRSGTKRCSLQLCHGNGRCARRRPSSSSMVSSGPAVTSDPDEVNLLTDPSSGKPFHDHFLCQCYPGWTGQECQVKKKDENRPKRFYQGVASNVK